The DNA region TTTCTGCTCCAAAGTGACTTTTGATTTCGGCGGAATCTTTTCCCACATAATTTTGGTGAAAGAGAAAGCGATCTCCAAAGGCCGGTGCTTTTTCAAATGGAACTGGAGGCGTTGCATTCAATTTCGACAGCAGCTCCTGAGCTTTTTCGAATGCCTTTTCCGACCCTTCTTGTTGAGTATTGAAAAAGACATGGGTAAAGGTGATCCTGGTCGGTTCAATGTATCGGGCTTGGTTGAACTCCAGAAATGTGCGTAGATCGTTTTCTGAAAGCTGAATAATTGAAGAAACAATACCCTGGTTGATAAACTCCAGTTGTTGGATCAAGCGCTGACGTGCTCCAAAGTCATCTTTATCCAAACCCAAGGTACGTGCTTCACGAAAGAGCACTTCTTCTCGTACAAAATTATCGATGAGGGCTTGGAGTTCATCTTTGGACAATCGGTCGAGTTTTTCCGCGAAGGCTTCGGGCTGAATGATTTTGGCACGAAACTCCAGGTAGCGTGTCAGTGCTTCTTTACTAACCTCAATGTGGTTTGCGGCCAGCTTGGCCTTGTCTTTCTCAATTGAATTTAAAATTCCGAAAAGGATCAGTCCAATCACCAGAAAGTGGAGAAGGGGTTCCTTGAGGATACGAAGGAGCAGCTGATTATGCACTACCTGGAATTGATATGTTATATCTTAGAATCAGGCCTATGGTCAAAGGTCGTCCCGATGGACTAGGGGGTATACCAAATAGGAGAAGTATAGGCTCTTTCTTGGGTAACCGTTGGAGCTTCCTTGGGAAGTTCAATACCGAAAAATTTGGCGTCATAGGCCGTCCACCGTGGCGTTGGAATCTCAATGACTCTGGCGTAGTAAAATGCCAGTTCCGCTGGATCAAACTCCGGATCCTTCCAAACAGTAGCCAACTCTGGAGAACCGATGGAGTTGGTGTAACTGGCATCTGCAACATCCACTGTGCTGCCCACTTGCGGTGCTTTACCTTTGGAGTTTATTTCTCGTCCGTCGGAAAGTGCTGCTTCGTAAACCTTTTCGTGAAGCTCTCCATTTTTATCACGCCAACCTTTGATCACCTGAACACGATCAAGATTGGCCCCATCGGGATCTTTTACCGCGCGTATTAAAAACTCAGGTACCTTGCCTCGGGGGGCTGTCGTTAAGTCACCACCCATGGGCACGCCTTTACGGTAGCCGAGATCGACAAAGTCCTTACTATGGGCATCGGTGGAGTCGAAGTCCCAACCACCGAAAAATCGGACCGACATCCGGGGGCCTGTGGTGGCGTAGGTTTCCTTGCGTTTCATAGCAGCAAAGATGGAACTCCGGGTATTTTCCTCCGCCCAGACGGCGGCCATTCCGGAGGCAGCATA from Verrucomicrobiota bacterium includes:
- a CDS encoding peptidylprolyl isomerase, coding for MHNQLLLRILKEPLLHFLVIGLILFGILNSIEKDKAKLAANHIEVSKEALTRYLEFRAKIIQPEAFAEKLDRLSKDELQALIDNFVREEVLFREARTLGLDKDDFGARQRLIQQLEFINQGIVSSIIQLSENDLRTFLEFNQARYIEPTRITFTHVFFNTQQEGSEKAFEKAQELLSKLNATPPVPFEKAPAFGDRFLFHQNYVGKDSAEIKSHFGAEMQMQLFDLNPNETEWRGPFNSNYGSHLVLLTKKDEDSLPAFEDLKTRLEEDAFQYRMEEELRKIEKTVVDNYSIQLDDELEERLLK